GAACCGCGCGGGGGCGGACATCCCTCTCTCCTCGAGATTCCCCCTTTCGCAGGCCCCCAGCGTGAACCGTTCGGCCTGCAACGTATTCTTGCCGAAGTTACTGAGCATGAGCTGGAGGACCGCTGCTGGGCAAGGCAGCGGCCCTTTGGAGCGACGTAGCTATAACAGTGAACCGGGCGATACCCAGCGGCGTTCCTGCGCGCTGACCTCCACCGCTTCCAGCACCGCCTGGTTGCGCACGCCGTCTTCGAAGTTCGGAGAGATCGGCCTGCCCTCGGCGATGGCCGTGAGCGCATCGTAGAGCACGTGCACGAAGGTGTGCTCGTAGCCGATGATGTGACCAGGCGGCCACCATGCGCCGACGTACGGGTGCACACCCTCGGTGGCGAGGATGGTGCGAAAGCCCTGCGCGTGCGCAGGGTCATCGGCGGAGTAGAACTCCAGTTCGTTCATCCGCTCCAAATCGAACGCGAGCGAGCCCTTAGAGCCGTTGATCTCGAACCGGTTGCAGTTCTTCCGGCCCTGTGCAAAGCGCGTTGCCTCGAAAGTGCCCACCGCGCCGTTCTCGAAGCGCGCGAGGAACAGCGTGGCATCATCCACGGTAACTTCACCCATCTCTGCCGTGCTCGAGGTCGCAGCCAGTCCGCCAGCGGCCTTTGCTAGCTTGGGCCGCTGCTTGATGAAGGTCACCATATGCCCGCACACTTCGGCGATGTCGCCGATAAGGAAGTGCGCGAGGTCAATGATGTGAGCGTTGAGGTCTCCGTGCGCGCCGGAGCCCGCGAGCTCTTTCTGCAGCCTCCAGACCAGCGGGAAGGAGGGTTCTATGATCCAGTCCTGTAGGTAGGCGGCACGGAAGTGATAGATCGTTCCCAGCCGACCCTCTTCGATGAGTTGCCGCGCGAGCGCGATGGCGGGCACCTTGCGG
The Fimbriimonadia bacterium genome window above contains:
- a CDS encoding Gfo/Idh/MocA family oxidoreductase, which codes for MPKRKLNVALIGYQFMGKAHSNAYRQVARYFDIPVEPVMKVICGLNAEGAANAAARLGWEESSADWQQVVRRPDIDMVDICTPGHMHAPMAIAAAEAGKTVLCEKPLANSLAEAQAMLSAVTKAGVPHGICHNYRKVPAIALARQLIEEGRLGTIYHFRAAYLQDWIIEPSFPLVWRLQKELAGSGAHGDLNAHIIDLAHFLIGDIAEVCGHMVTFIKQRPKLAKAAGGLAATSSTAEMGEVTVDDATLFLARFENGAVGTFEATRFAQGRKNCNRFEINGSKGSLAFDLERMNELEFYSADDPAHAQGFRTILATEGVHPYVGAWWPPGHIIGYEHTFVHVLYDALTAIAEGRPISPNFEDGVRNQAVLEAVEVSAQERRWVSPGSLL